From the Candidatus Methylomirabilis sp. genome, the window TGCCGATTTTCGAGTACGAGTGCGGCGGCTGCGGGGTGGCCTTCGAGATGCTGGTTCGGAGCCCGGAGGTTCGGGTCGCCTGCCCCACGTGCGGGAGCGGAGAGGTGGTCAAGCAGTTCTCGTCCTTCGCCGTCGCGACGGCCGAGGGGA encodes:
- a CDS encoding zinc ribbon domain-containing protein: MPIFEYECGGCGVAFEMLVRSPEVRVACPTCGSGEVVKQFSSFAVATAEGMRPSVGKGCGCAPAG